The nucleotide window GGTGCGCCTCTCCCCCCTGAAATGCGACGCCCTCCGTCGAAGAAGAGAAAGACCTCCGAGATTTCTTCCCCCAACCTGGAAACGGCGAAATTGCAGGAAGGAAGATCCTCTCTTCCGGTGTGTGCAATCAGGATGCGACGCATGCAGGACGCACTGTCAATGAAAGGCTCTTTCCCAAGAACTTACCGTCGGCAAACCGGACCGCCACAAGATAAAACCTTCAGGCGGGGCCATACAAAACAACTTCTGTACCCTACCCCGGACATTCAATCTTGAGCATTTACGTGCGTTACCTATTTATAACTTGCCATAAGATGCGCCATATGGTTAATAACTAACCAGAGGGAGAAAGGGGCTATCTAGCTAAAAAAATAAGCAAAAACCCATAAGTCCCCCCCAATGCCAAGGTGCTCCCAGACTCCGAACCAGGGCGGTCCCGTCCCATGAAAAAAACAAAACACCTCCTCATCATACTGGTCGTTGCCCTTGCCCTCGGCATCGGCCTGCCGGTCTACAACGTCACGGTGCTCGAACCCGCCGTATTTCACCTGCTCACCGACGCGACCGAGAAGGACGCCATCCGCATCGCCCATCACCTCGCCAACCAGATCTTTTCCGAAACCGGAGGAATGCCCCACGGAACACCGAGCGCCGACCAGATTCGAAAGATAGATCGCTTCAAAGGCGACCTGGGGCTGATAAAGCTCAAAATCTTCTCCCCGGAGGGCCGGATTCTCTTCTCGACCACGGCGGACGATATCGGCAAGACCAACACCAAGACTTATTTCCGGGAAATCGTCGCACAGGGACAACCCTTCAGCAAGCTGGTCACCAAGAGCCGGCGGTCGATGGAGGGCCAGATCTTTGCCGCCGACGTGGTGGAAACCTACGTGCCACTGATGAGGGCGGGACGCTTCGCCGGCGCCCTGGAAATCTACTACGACGTCTCCCGACGCAAGGCGGCCATAGACCGCCTGTTGAAACACTCATCGGGGGTGATGGCTTTGATCGCCCTGGTATTCCTGGGGGTAATTGCCCGCGTGGGAATCAAGGCCAAAAAATCGGCTGCCAAACAAACCCGGGCCGAAAAAGCCCTCCGGGATCAGGCGGCCCTGCTGGAGACAACCCTCAAGGCGATTCCCACCCCGATCTTCTTCAAGGACGAAAGAGGTCTTTATCTCGACTGCAACGAGGCTTTTGAAAGATTCCACGGCCTGTCCAAGGAAAAAATCATCGGAAAAACCGTTTATGATTTTGCCCCGAAAAAAGTCGCCGACACGTGCCATGGGGCCGACCAGGAGCTTTTCCAGGGAGCCGAGACAAAGATCTACGAAACCCAGTGGAACATTGGAAAAAGCAGCCCCCGCAACTATCTTTTCCACAAAGCAGTTTTCAAGAGGGAAGACGGCAGCATTGGCGGCCTGGCCGGAGCCATGATCGACATCACGGAGCAAAAACGAACCGAACAGGCCGTTAAAGAGGACCGAACCTTTCTGCAGTCGATCATCGACGGCGCCATCGACCCTCTCTTTGTCATTGCCCCGGACTATGAAGTGCTGATGATGAACANGGAGGGAAAACCCTTCGCTGCCATCAGGTTTCCCACCAGTCGGACCTTCCGTGCAGCGGCAGCGAACATCCCTGCCCCCTGGACGAGGTGCGCCGGACGGGACAGCACGCAAAAACGATCCATCGGCACACCCTCGCCAACGGGGAGGTCCGCACCTTTGAGCTGGAGGCCTCCCCGCTTTGGAACAGCGACGGTACCCTTCGAGCGGTCATCGAGGCCTCGAGAGACATCACCAAGCGCGTTGCCGTCGAGGACCATTTGCGCGCGAACCAGGAACGGATGAAGCACATCGCCCATCATGACTCCCTGACCGGGCTGCCCAACCGCCTCCTTTTCCAGGACCGCCTGCAGCAGGCCATGGCAAAGNCATGGCAAAGAGCCGCCGCTCCGGTCACCAGGTGGCCCTCCTCTTCCTCGACCTGGACCGGTTCAAGAACATCAACGACTCCCTTGGGCATGAAACCGGCGACGCCCTGCTCCAGCAGATCGCGAACCGCCTGAAGGCCTGCGTCCGCGAGGCCGATACCGTTGCGCGACTGGGGGGGGACGAATTCGTCATTATCCTGGAGCAATTCAAGGACATCCAGAACATCGCGACGGTGGCGCAGAAGATCCTTCATTCCCTGAAGCGCTCAATCGTTTTGAAAGAAACGGAGCTCCATGTCACCTCGAGCATCGGCATCGGGATCTTCCCCACCGACGCCGTCGACGTCGAAGGGCTGATGAAGTGCGCTGACTCGGCCATGTACCGGGCCAAGGACCAGGGGAGGAACAACTGCCAGTTCTACAAACCGGACATGAACGCCCGGACCCACGAGATGCTGCTGTTGGAGAACAGCCTGGGGAGTGCGCTGGAAGGGGGAGAGTTCTTCACGGTTTATCAGCCGCAGATCGAACTGGCCTCCGGCAAGCTCATCGGGCTTGAAACCCTGCTGCGCTGGCAGCACCCCGAGCGGGGCATGGTCTCTCCCGGCGATTTCATTCCCCTGGCGGAGGAGACGGGACTGATCGTGCCCATCGGCGAATGGGTCCTGCAGGCGGCCTGCGCCCAGAACAAGGCCTGGCAGGACAAGGGATACGCACCGGTTCGGATCACGGTCAACGTATCCGGCCGGCAGTTCAAGC belongs to Desulfuromonas sp. and includes:
- a CDS encoding PAS domain-containing protein, which codes for MALIALVFLGVIARVGIKAKKSAAKQTRAEKALRDQAALLETTLKAIPTPIFFKDERGLYLDCNEAFERFHGLSKEKIIGKTVYDFAPKKVADTCHGADQELFQGAETKIYETQWNIGKSSPRNYLFHKAVFKREDGSIGGLAGAMIDITEQKRTEQAVKEDRTFLQSIIDGAIDPLFVIAPDYEVLMMN
- a CDS encoding bifunctional diguanylate cyclase/phosphodiesterase; protein product: MAKSRRSGHQVALLFLDLDRFKNINDSLGHETGDALLQQIANRLKACVREADTVARLGGDEFVIILEQFKDIQNIATVAQKILHSLKRSIVLKETELHVTSSIGIGIFPTDAVDVEGLMKCADSAMYRAKDQGRNNCQFYKPDMNARTHEMLLLENSLGSALEGGEFFTVYQPQIELASGKLIGLETLLRWQHPERGMVSPGDFIPLAEETGLIVPIGEWVLQAACAQNKAWQDKGYAPVRITVNVSGRQFKQPGFVDMVERILRETGLDPQWLELEITENVIMENFGDVIMTLTDLKVRGIHLSIDDFGTGYSSLKYLKNFPITKLKIDQSFVQDITADPNDAAIVSSIIVLGQNMKLEVIAEGIETESQLQQLRQRGCKQGQGYLFSRPLPAGELEPFLVDFPRSVVPSA